Part of the Haloarcula sp. H-GB4 genome is shown below.
CGTTCGACGCGCCCGCCGAGAACGCCATATAACAGCCGATGAGGACCACCGAAAGTGACCCGACAACGTCCTGTGGCGACGCGTTCTGGTTCAGATATGGGCGTGGAATTGTCCCTGATCGGTCAATCTGGACGAAGTGGAGATCGAACTTCGTGAAGGCGACGTAGCGGTCGAGATACGGGTAGACATAGCGCCCGACCACGAGCCCAATGGCGAGGCTCACCAGTGGAGCGACGATCCACGCCGAGACGATGACGAACATCAGCGCCTGATTGAGCGTGCCCGAGGCGAGACCCAACCCCACAATGGCACCGACAGCCGTCATCGATGTGGAGGCGGGAACGCCGTAGAGATTCGATATCAACAGCGACGCGCCCGTAAAAAACAGAACCCCGACGCTTGCAATGGGCGTGAACTGGGCTGCCGGCACGATACTGCTGCTCATTGTTGCGATGACGTTGCGCCCTACGGTCCATGCCCCGAGGAAGCCGAAGCCGACGAACAGAACTCCCGCAGTCGCCTTTCGAACGAGGCGTGAGCCCACCGCCGGCCCGAACGCCACGCCTGTCGACGAGCCGCCGATGTTGAAGCCGACGAACACGGCGACAGCGATGCCGGCGACGGTTAGCAGTGACACCATTGTGTGGGTCAACGACTGCGGACCTTCAAATAATCCCCGACGTTTTTCTGAGGTGGTGTCTCGATTTTGTCATCTAACCAGAGTTACAAGCGTTCCTCCTCAGTGCCGTGCTCAACGGGTACGATTAGCCCCTCGTAACTCCGCACGTTCAAGGGATGAGAAGTGTCAATTTACCCTAATATACGAGTCTCCACCGGGAGTAGCATCCAAGCAACAGGCTTCGAGACGGAGTAGAAGGCTTCCCCGGAACATATCGTTCTGAATAGCAGTCGAAGCAGAAACCGATATCATCCCGTTGGGTATTCCGACGGCTGATGAAAGGAGACGACGGGAGCGGCGGTCATTGACGAAGCCACCACCATCCGCTCACGATCACGACCGCCGCGAGTACGGCCGCGCCGGCGACAATAGCGGTGTCACCGCCCGGACCCGTCGGTTCCGCGATAGCTACTGGCACGAGCGACGGTTCCGTCCGGACCACGTCGCCGTCGGCTGTCTTGGCGGTCGCGTTGAACGCGACGGCGTGCGTGCTCTCGACCGCGTCCTCCGAGACGGTGAGTTCGAAGCCAAGCGTCGCGGTCTCGCCAGGGTTAAGCGCGCTGACGAACGCGCCCGGAGACTCGCTGGTGAACGGCGGGGCCGTCACGAGGGTGACCCGCACGTCTTCGAGGCGCGTGTCGCCGACGTTCGTGGCGCGGACGCGGAGTCGGTTGCTCGTATCGATGCCGTAGCTAGCGTTCACCGCTTCGAACGCAAGGCGGTCGGGCTGGGGCGCGACCTCGCCCCGGACCTGGAGCGGCGCGCTCTGTCTGTCGTCGCCGCTCGGCCCTTCGTAGCGGACGGTCACGTCGAACGGACGGGGACCGGCCTCGCCCGTCGGCGCGACCGCAGCGTCGAACGCGAAGTCGGCCGACGAACCCGCATCCAGGTCGCCGACGGCGTACGTCGTCTCCGCGAACCTGACGGTCGAAGACGGAGCGGAGATGACGACCACGGCGTTGCGCGCCGGCGTGGTGCCGTTATTGACGACGGTCCCACGCACCTTCCCTTCCTCGCCGACGGCCAGCGAGACGCCGGCGTCGCGGACGGAGAAATCGGGATCGGGCACGACGGTCACACCGACATTCGCGGGCCTGGCCGATGCGTCGACGCCCCCGTCGGTCCGGTAGTCGACGGTCGCGTCAAGCGTGTAGGTCCCGCCCTCCGTGCCGGATGGCGTAGTCACGCCGACGGTGACGGTTCGCTCGGCCCCGGCCGGCCAGTCCCCGACGAACCGGGTGGTCGCGCCGCCGCCGTCGATGGTGAGCGTCCCGGCGGTCGACCGGAGGGCGAGCGTGGCATCGCTCGTTCGCGGCCCGTCGTTCCGGAGCGTGACGGCGAGTGTTCCCGATCCGCCGGCTGCCACGTCGCTGTTCACGTCGGTGACGACGAACCGGCGACCGGTCTGTGGCTCGACGCCGACGACGCCAGACTCGTCGGTCCGCCGGACGCCGCGGTCGTCGTCGAACGCCGTCGTCACCCGGAAGGGGTACGTCGCATTCGTCGCCGTGTCGGCTGCCGCGACCACGTAGGTGAGCGTCCGGCGCTGGCCGGGCTCCCACGCGCCAGCGTACTGGCTCGACGATCCAGACGACCCGACTTGGACGTCGGGGTCAAGGGAGGCGAGCGACACGGAGGTCTCGTTGGCCACCTCGCTGCCCACGTTTTCAAGGGTCACGGAGACCGTGCCGACGCTCGCTGGCCCCAGGTCCCCCTCGGTGTCGACGACGCTGAAGCGGGCCCGCTCGACGACCCGGACCGTCACGGACAACGTCTCCTCGACAGTCCGCGTCCGGGAGAAGCCCCCTCCCTCATCGATCTCCGCCGTGTGCGTGTACGTCACCCGGAGGGGGAGGCGATAGGTCCCCGGTGAGGCGTCCTCGTCGACCGAGATGGTGAATGGGACGACCTGCTCGCCGCCGTCGGCAATGCTCCCGACGCTCTGCCGGCGGGTAGTGACTGAAAGCGGCGCATCGTCGGCCCGGAGCCGGGTGCTGATGCCGGTCGCTGTGAGGACGCGCTGGTTCAACTCCGGGTTCGTCGTCGACATGGTTTCGAGTTCGCCCGCGTTCGTGATCATCACTTCGAGGGTCGCCTCCTCGCCCGCGACGATGCGATTCTCGGCGAGCGAGGCAGAGAGTTCCGGCGAACCCTCGACGAACCCGAGAGCGACGGTCGAGGCCAGCAGCGAGCAGACGATCACGACAGTGAGCAGCTTCGCTCCGGCGGCGAGTCGGCTCATGCGCCCTCCGTCAGCCGGTCCGTCTCAGTGGCAGTTCCGCCGTCGCGAGGTGTGGTATGGTTATGCATTGGTGTCGAGGAATCGAAGTCGGTGGCATCGGTCACACTATCAGATGTCCCGTCGTTCGAACAGGACGACGCTTATGCCGACACAGGCGATGGCCCCCGCGAGCAGGAACAACGCGCCGGCCATGTCGTAGGTCCCTTCGCTGAGGATGTCTACAGGGCTGTAGTACCGCGTCGGGCTGACGGCCCCGAGCCACTCGAAGTCGGTATCGGTGCTCACCGTGTCCAGCAAGAACAGGCCGAACACCGCACCGATCCCGCCGCGCTGAGCGATGTCGGCACGGTTCAGACGGACCGACAGCAGCAGGCCGACACCGGCACAGGTCAATAGATATGGGACCGAGAGCAGGTGGAGCGCGAACAGCGACACCGGGTCGATCGTCTCGTCGATAGCAAGGAGGCCAGCGTAAACCACGAACGGTGTCACCAAGTTGACGCCGAGGATGGGGACCAGCAGCGAGAGGTACTTCTCGACCGCGACCCGTGAGCGTGATATCGGCGTCGCGAGTAACATGTCCAGTTTCCCTTTCTCGATGTCCGCCGCCACGAGCGCGCCCCCGCTGTACGCGATGTACAGGCCGAGCAGCAGGAGCCAGAGGAACTGGTACATCTCGACTGAGAGAAACCCTTCGACAGTGGAGAAGCTCGCCGACCCGACAAACCCCTCCTGGAACGCCGGTGGGAGATTCTCGACGTACTCCTCAAAGTCGACACTCGATTCTGCAATCGACGGATACAGGAAGATGATCAACAACGCGTAAACCGCGAGCAAGACGGTGAGGACGGCCGTTCCTCGCACCCGTCGGCGGCCCTCGTAGCGGGTCACTTCGAACATCAGCCCTCTCCATAGAAGTGCATAAACACGTCCTCCAGGGGGGGTTCCTCGACTTCGAGATCGACGATGTCATAGTCTGCAAGCAGAGACACGAGGGCGTTGTAATCGCCAGTGAACATGAACTGGACGCCGTCGTCGAACGTCTCTCGATCGACGATGCCGTCTCCATTGAGACTGGCGAGGTCGACGTTTGACCGCGTGTGGACCCGGACGCGCTTCCCGCCGCGTCGGAGCAGTGTATCAATCTCTTCGAGCGTCACGAGCTTCCCCTCACGGATAATTCCCACTCGGTCACAGACTCGTCGGACCTCCCCGAGGACGTGCGACGAGAAGAACACCGTCTTGCTTTTCGCTCGTTCTCCTCTAATGAACTCGTTGAACGCCTCCTGTTTCAGTGGGTCCAGCCCCGAAGTCGGTTCGTCCATAATGACTAGGTCCGGATCGTGCATGAACGCCTGAACGATACCGACCATCTGTTTGTTGCCACGGGAGTACTTCCGGATCTTCCGGTCGAGCGGCGGATCGAACAGCTCCAACAGCTCCTCGCGGCGCTCGTCGCTCTTCAGCGACGCCTGGTAGTCAAGGTACTCGCGGCCCGTGACCTGCTCGTCAAGAGCTGGATCGCCTGGGAGATACCCGATGTCGGCCTTTGCCTTGAGGAGTTCATCCTCGTCACGAATGTCACGGCCGAGCACCGTCGCGGTTCCCTCGGTCGGCGACTGGAAGCCAAGCAGATTGCGGATTGTCGTCGTCTTCCCCGCGCCGTTCGGCCCGAGGTAGCCGAAAATCTCGCCCTCTTGAACAGTGAACGTCAGGTCGTCGTTGGCCCGAACATCACCGTACTGCTTGCTCAGCCCCGAAACCTCAATCGCCGCCATGGCCGGATATGACGGCAAGAGAATATAACATTTTGTATGCTTTTTGCGGTCGTGTTTAGTTTGGGGCATTGTGCCAGCAAGCGAAACTCTGGAGCCAATTTTCGGCTGTTTCCGGCTTGACGTGGCTGAAGCAGTTCGAAAACGACGAGCTTCGACGTTTCAGCTCTCAAAAAGCCTGTTCGGTAGCGTTTCGATTTCCGTGGCGTTGTGTCTGAAATCGAAGTCCAACTTGTTGAGAGGTAGTTTGGTGGTATTGAGCGCCATCAATGAGAAAGACGGCAGTTTCGACATAGTGTTGTTGCCGAAGTTCTCGCAGGAAAATTTCTGTGAAGGTGGTCGTAGTCGTCGCAAATAGCCGGTCGTGAAGCGGTTCGTTCGACTTCGGATACCGGTAGTGTACAGCCAGAATTGCTGATCGTTAATGCGAACCACTGTTTCATCGAGCACAATCTTATTCGGTGACTTACCTGAGTCTGGCTGTAGATCAGCTTTCTGCACTCAATCGGAGAGGGCTTCGACTGCGCTGAACACCCAGTATATGAAGTGATTTGACCGTATTCGACAACTATTCCGAAATCACGACGTTAACAGGAACATAAATTAACACGGCTTAATTGTCTCTCTGGATAGTCTTTCAAGCTCTGTTTTGGTTACGAGATAGCGGGCATAGTGCTCAGCGTGATAAACTGATTTGCCCTTTGCACATGAATATGGCCGTCTAACTCGTTGCCTCTTTGAGCCCGGACTGGACATCCTCCAAGTCGACGTGGGCAGGAACAAATCGAGCCCATCGCTCACCTGCGTAATGTAATCGTGTGGGTCCGCGCCGTCAAGCAGGACATCAGCGGCGTGGTTGGTGTTCCAGCGCTCGCCCTGGTATGCATCGTCGTGACCGAGGATGAGCGTCATGTGGCCATTGTTATCAAGGTCAACCAGTAATCGCGCTCGTTCCGATGTGCAGGTTCGCGGCCAAGATTGATTGCGGTCGTAGTCTTCCCGAGGCTGCCCTTGAGGACGCTGACACTGACTACGCGAGAGGTTGACTCACCACCCATAACAGGCTAAGCTACCTTAGGTGACTTAGCTGTTGTTACTTAGTCACCTAAGGTAGATCAAGTAGGTTGGGTGGCTGGTGTGGGAACGCAAGCTGGAGTGGACGAGGTGCCTATTACAGTGGCAACAGCGCGAAAGCTTCCCCCATTAGGGGAAGGAAGTGCGTCAACTTCACAAGACGCCCCACCGGGTTAGGGGTGAGTAGCTGACACTAACCGATAGTGGTCCTATATCGACACCCGGTACTTGATTTCTTATAATATATATTACAGGAACAGCAGTGTAGCAGAGAACCGTTATTCGATAGAAAGACTAGTTTAGCGGGGCCTGTGTTTCCGGAGCATCACTACGAGATTAGCTACAAGAGTGTGATGACACCGCGAACCAATATTTAATGGCCAAGAATTCTTGATCACGAAAGCCAAGATTTTGACCCAACCCCTCAGGTAAGTGAAGTTGCTGTCTCTCAATTGTAGATGGGGCTATGGAACATACAGGCCAACCCCCTCTCCCGGAACGCGAACATGGGGTCGAGCCGCCGACACACTGGGTTGGTCGGACGGTGGGTCGGCTACCTATGGCGGATACTCCCCTGTCCTCTCCTCGGCACATCGTCGGACAGAAGAGTTCCCGGCCACGCGCGGGACCGTCGGCACTGTGCCGGTCGAGCGTGGGGACCGCGTAGCAGTGGCGGACACTCCCGCGCTCGCGCGTAGTCCGAGTCGATCTTGTTGATGCAGTTGTCTTGACAGATGCAGAACCGGTACGCGGTGTACTCGGACCAGTCGATAGAACCGGGAAGCTCCGGCTTGTGTTCCTGCGGCAGGTTCTCACGACCGGAGCCGCGTGTCGACGGACTCGAAACTGATTGCGCCGCCTCTCGGTGCTCCGAGTCGGTCACCGGAACCACCTCGTGGTAACAGCCTGAGCCGTAGTAAACGCCAGACTACGGCAGGGTCCGCAAGGTTTCCTTACGAGTTGACAGAGAGTTCCTTCAGCGGCATCTTTCAATTCCGACGAGATCGTCAATCTACAATGCTGTAGCTCCGGTTCTGGTAAAGCAAGGAACGGGAAGAACTCGGTATGGGCCAACGATTGTTGGATAACGCCAACGACTTTTGATTAGCCAACTCTCGATTCGCTTTCTGACCGTCGCTCGCTGTTCGGCCATCCGCCTGAAACAACAACTCAGTAGACGTGCGTAGTTAGCACTACGAATTCTATCAGTAGCGGCTGAAATTGTGTTAGGGTTGCTGAATGCAAAGAGCGTATCAGTAGTTGAGACTGACTCTCTCAATGCATATGGCGTGAGCAGGTCAGAGAGATCCCAAAGGGATTAGGACGGATCAACTGTTCCGTAAGTGTGCCTACTCACAATGGGAGTGTTTAGTTTGTAGCATTATGCCAGCAAGCGAAACTCTGCAACCAGTTTTCGGCCGTTTTCGGGTTGACGTGACTGAAGCAGTTTGAAAACGACGAGGTTTGACGCTTCAGTTCTCGAAAACTCCGTTCGACAGCATTCCGATTTCCGTGGTGACATATCTGAAATCCGAGTCCAGTTCGTTGCAGTGCAGTTTGGAGGTGTTGAGCGCTATCGACGAGAAATACAGCAGTTTCGACATCGTGTTTTTGCCGAAGTTCGCGCAGGAAAGTTTCCGTGAGGATGGTCGTAGTCGTCGCAAACAGCCGGACGTGAAGCAGTTCGTTCGACTGCGGACCGGCGGCGTACAGCCAGAATTGCTGATTGTTGATGGGAATCACTGTTTCGCCGAGCGCAATCTGATTCGGAGATTTCCCAGATTCGGGCTGTAGATCGGCTTTCTGAACCCAATCGTGGACGGCTTTACCACTGCGTTGGACACCCAGCAAGAATAGTAATTCGACTGTATTCGACAACCTTCGACTTCGACGCGGACCCGATCATCCGACAGCCCATCGAGTGGGAAGAGTGAGCGGCGACCCGTAGCGCTCAACAACAACCTTGCCCGGAGGGAAGATTGTACCACCCCGCCACGTCAACCCACTAATATCCCAGAATTCGATCGGATCAGTCTCTATTCGGTAAAAAGAGCTCGACAGGTCGACGTCATCA
Proteins encoded:
- a CDS encoding inorganic phosphate transporter; the protein is MVSLLTVAGIAVAVFVGFNIGGSSTGVAFGPAVGSRLVRKATAGVLFVGFGFLGAWTVGRNVIATMSSSIVPAAQFTPIASVGVLFFTGASLLISNLYGVPASTSMTAVGAIVGLGLASGTLNQALMFVIVSAWIVAPLVSLAIGLVVGRYVYPYLDRYVAFTKFDLHFVQIDRSGTIPRPYLNQNASPQDVVGSLSVVLIGCYMAFSAGASNAANAVAPLVGEGGALTVDQGVLLAVVAFGLGSFTIARRTLETVGDDITELPILASLIVSVVGGTVITILSYLGIPASLAVSTTSAIIGLGWGRASRAATLSELATPTPEQSELDVATGALVTSRAEEAPTSPTIGDIARHEEPAEGSEAVPDVPDIGAEGPADLDERSLFDPAAAKRIVTMWVLTPSLAVAVSYPVFAVLL
- a CDS encoding COG1361 S-layer family protein, which codes for MSRLAAGAKLLTVVIVCSLLASTVALGFVEGSPELSASLAENRIVAGEEATLEVMITNAGELETMSTTNPELNQRVLTATGISTRLRADDAPLSVTTRRQSVGSIADGGEQVVPFTISVDEDASPGTYRLPLRVTYTHTAEIDEGGGFSRTRTVEETLSVTVRVVERARFSVVDTEGDLGPASVGTVSVTLENVGSEVANETSVSLASLDPDVQVGSSGSSSQYAGAWEPGQRRTLTYVVAAADTATNATYPFRVTTAFDDDRGVRRTDESGVVGVEPQTGRRFVVTDVNSDVAAGGSGTLAVTLRNDGPRTSDATLALRSTAGTLTIDGGGATTRFVGDWPAGAERTVTVGVTTPSGTEGGTYTLDATVDYRTDGGVDASARPANVGVTVVPDPDFSVRDAGVSLAVGEEGKVRGTVVNNGTTPARNAVVVISAPSSTVRFAETTYAVGDLDAGSSADFAFDAAVAPTGEAGPRPFDVTVRYEGPSGDDRQSAPLQVRGEVAPQPDRLAFEAVNASYGIDTSNRLRVRATNVGDTRLEDVRVTLVTAPPFTSESPGAFVSALNPGETATLGFELTVSEDAVESTHAVAFNATAKTADGDVVRTEPSLVPVAIAEPTGPGGDTAIVAGAAVLAAVVIVSGWWWLRQ
- a CDS encoding ABC transporter permease subunit, with product MFEVTRYEGRRRVRGTAVLTVLLAVYALLIIFLYPSIAESSVDFEEYVENLPPAFQEGFVGSASFSTVEGFLSVEMYQFLWLLLLGLYIAYSGGALVAADIEKGKLDMLLATPISRSRVAVEKYLSLLVPILGVNLVTPFVVYAGLLAIDETIDPVSLFALHLLSVPYLLTCAGVGLLLSVRLNRADIAQRGGIGAVFGLFLLDTVSTDTDFEWLGAVSPTRYYSPVDILSEGTYDMAGALFLLAGAIACVGISVVLFERRDI
- a CDS encoding ABC transporter ATP-binding protein translates to MAAIEVSGLSKQYGDVRANDDLTFTVQEGEIFGYLGPNGAGKTTTIRNLLGFQSPTEGTATVLGRDIRDEDELLKAKADIGYLPGDPALDEQVTGREYLDYQASLKSDERREELLELFDPPLDRKIRKYSRGNKQMVGIVQAFMHDPDLVIMDEPTSGLDPLKQEAFNEFIRGERAKSKTVFFSSHVLGEVRRVCDRVGIIREGKLVTLEEIDTLLRRGGKRVRVHTRSNVDLASLNGDGIVDRETFDDGVQFMFTGDYNALVSLLADYDIVDLEVEEPPLEDVFMHFYGEG